The following are encoded together in the Flavobacterium haoranii genome:
- the rsfS gene encoding ribosome silencing factor — MTKKIVSNDDLLANIIKGIEDVKGADIDILDLREIENTVCDYFIICNGNSNTQVVAISNSIQKAVSKELHEKPWHVEGTENAEWVLMDYVNIVVHVFQKHVREFYNIESLWGDAKITSINTNY; from the coding sequence ATGACAAAAAAAATAGTTAGTAACGACGATTTGTTGGCAAATATCATTAAGGGAATAGAAGATGTTAAAGGTGCCGATATTGATATACTTGATTTAAGAGAAATTGAAAACACAGTTTGCGATTACTTTATCATTTGTAACGGAAACTCAAATACTCAAGTTGTTGCAATTTCAAATTCCATTCAAAAAGCAGTTTCAAAAGAATTACATGAAAAACCTTGGCATGTTGAGGGTACTGAAAATGCAGAATGGGTTCTTATGGACTATGTAAACATTGTAGTTCATGTTTTCCAAAAACACGTTAGAGAATTTTACAACATTGAAAGTTTATGGGGCGATGCAAAGATTACCTCAATTAACACCAATTATTAA
- a CDS encoding biotin--[acetyl-CoA-carboxylase] ligase, with the protein MNIIKLNAIPSTNIFLKELAQQNSIENFTVVSAEYQTNGKGQRGNIWNVEEGKNLTFSVFVNDFDIEKYNVFVLNCLVAVSIVEVLNEYDLYHLKIKWPNDILSESKKIAGILIENLFKNSKQIEIIIGIGLNVNQENFDDLPKASSLFKLLGKKIDKNELLLKLVHQLKNNFDLLYSTGEETFWEIYHEYLFRKDIPSVFTDNLENQFQAIIKHVSRDGKLILELESEEIRSYDIKEIKLLY; encoded by the coding sequence ATGAATATCATCAAACTCAATGCCATACCTTCTACAAATATTTTTTTAAAAGAATTGGCACAACAAAACTCAATTGAAAATTTTACTGTAGTTTCAGCCGAATATCAAACAAATGGAAAAGGTCAAAGAGGTAATATTTGGAATGTTGAAGAAGGTAAAAACCTGACTTTTAGTGTGTTTGTTAATGATTTTGATATCGAAAAATATAATGTATTTGTTTTAAATTGTTTAGTTGCTGTTAGTATTGTTGAAGTGCTTAATGAGTATGACTTGTATCATTTAAAAATAAAATGGCCAAACGACATTTTGTCAGAGAGTAAGAAAATAGCTGGAATTTTAATTGAAAATTTATTTAAAAATTCTAAACAGATAGAAATAATTATTGGAATTGGACTTAATGTTAATCAAGAAAATTTTGATGATTTGCCAAAAGCAAGTTCTCTTTTTAAGTTACTAGGTAAAAAAATAGATAAAAATGAATTGCTCTTAAAATTAGTTCATCAATTGAAAAATAACTTTGATTTATTGTATTCAACTGGAGAAGAAACTTTTTGGGAAATTTACCATGAATATCTTTTTAGAAAAGATATTCCATCAGTTTTTACAGATAATTTAGAAAATCAATTTCAAGCAATAATTAAGCATGTTTCGCGAGATGGAAAATTGATTCTAGAATTAGAATCAGAAGAAATTAGAAGTTACGACATTAAAGAAATTAAATTACTTTACTAG